The genomic stretch GGGCTCTGGGGGACTTACATGTGGACTGTAAAGGCAGATGGAGTCATCACTCCTGTGGGGTGAGCGAACAGCAGGTCTCAAACGTTTATTCACTGTTCTGCAGCTGCCAGGAATGAAAAGTAGCGATGGCCCAAGCCCTTGGGGAGCCTGTGGTTGACAGTGGCTCTGCTTGGACAGCACAGGCTACTGCCAATGGACATTTGTCACATGTCCCAGTAAAGGCTCCATGTCCCCAGCACAGCAGTGGAAGCATCCCCCCTCCTGAGAGCTTTGTCCCTCCTCTGACATCTTGATGGGGGCCAGGGCTGCAGGTCCATGTGGCAGCTGAGAGCAGAAAATTTGATGCTGGTGATGCCATCAAGGGACACAGCTCTGACTTGGCCAGGGAAATGGGAAAAGGGGGAGACACTATGGGAAACAGAACTTGGAGGTGGCACAAGTTGAGCATGTATTGACAGGTGGCCCCGAGAGACATGGCTATATAGCTCCTTGGATGGCAGCAGAAATGTGGCTGTGACCCAGATAGCAGATGTGGATTCATCAAGACCTTGGCATTTAGGCCTTGGGAAGACTGGTTGGTCTTCATTTTCCTAGCTTTAGTGGGCTTCAGATACCCAGATACCCACAGGCCGGGGTGGGGTCTTTGCAAGAGGAACCACAGATGGCTATAGGAGACACTGGACTAGGTTACATAAGGACAAGAACGTGCTTAACCCTGCACCTTGTACCTTATGCTctaggcagcaggcagaaggccCCGAGCGAGAACACCGGGGTGGAGCAGGCAGTCTGCATGGAGACTGGATGTGGAGGGTGTGAAAAGATGTAGGGTGTTCGCAAGCCACACTGGGGTCTCCACGATTATTTCCTCTGGGACCTGAGCACCTCACTTTACCTCTTCGAGCCTCAGTTccctttttgttctgtttaagGTTTCCTGCACAGAACCCCCACTGTATGCTGGCCAGAGCAACAGCGGTAGACAGAGCCCTCTAGTGGTAGGCAGGCCATTGCGTCCCCGAAACCGCGCTGCAGCTGTACACTGTTGGGACGGGAAGGTCTCGCTACGGGAGGGATTGGTCTGGCGTTGGGTCTGGCGTTGGGTCCACACGCGGTGGAGCTAGGCTTGCTGTTTGGGACAGGTCACTTGGAAGGGCAAGGAAGCGGAATTGCCACCTCGGATATGCAAGAGAGTATTCCAGCTGGGCGGGGCCTTCTGGAAGTCTGTAGGTTGTTGTCTTTGGAGGTTTGTAAGGGTGGGATAGCTTGAGAGGACGGGGTTTGGCTGGAGGGACTTAGAGGCGGAGCCCTGGCTGCTTTGTGGTAAGACGTGGACACCTCAGAGAGAGGTGCATGAACATTAGAGAGTGCAACCACCACCCACGCCAGTTTAGCCTCATCCTTCCTGGCCAACTTCTCCGTCCCTTGCCTCTCTGACACAGTGCTTCACAAAGTGTCtgaaaggccagaagatggtgggCAGGACGAGCCTGAACCCCAGCTCTGCACCAGAATAGTAATGGGAGAGGGTGGGTCTTTCTGGGGGCTCCACTGAAGAGTAGGTGGGTCCCAGTGCCAggctgcagaggtcatgaaggccaCGGCAGGTCAGGAGGGTCCTACAGGATGAGTGACAGGCGCAAGCAGGGGCTCAGGATTTGGTGGGTTACCCCAGGGAAAGAAAGAGACCGGTGGAGTTTTTCCCTTCCTGAAGGACCCACTCCCGTTCTGCAtgcagctcctcctccttcccctaagGTCAACCAAGGAGCAAGGAGAGGAGCGGAGACAGACGGGCTTGGGTCGCCCAGGTGGGATCGGCTTCTGGAGGCCGCATTTGTCACAAAGTAGCTTTTATAGGTCCTGGACAGGGCACGGCGGCGCGTGGGGCCGCTGGATGCTTGGGGCAGCTAGGAGCCCCGGTGGCTGGTGCTCCTCTGTTCCTCCTCGCGCTCTTCCTCGGATGGTCCCGGGGAGGGTTCCCGGGCTGCGTCCCTGCAGCCTTCCGGGGACCCAGAACAGACAGAGGGTTCGGACTCCGCTACGGAGCCACGGCCGGAGTCAGGCAGCCGTGATTTGCGGGAGGTGCATGTGGGGGTGCCCCTGGAAGGCCCTGGCTTGCGTGCGCTAGACCGGTCTGCGGGGGCACGTGCTGAGGACAGCGCAGAGGATGCGGCTTCACAGGTGGACCTGGGAGGCGTCGTTGGAGGCAGGCGCGCAAGGGGCCGCGAGCAGCCCCCTATGCGCTGCCACAAGTCCGTAGTCTCGCCATTGTAAAGGAGCACAAAGCGGCGCTGTGACAGTAGAGGCAGCATCTTCTGACAATGCAAGCTCTTTTGGCAGGTCTCAAGCGCCAGGTctgtgggaggcaggagagggacaAGGTGAGAGGGCAGTTTGGAGGGGCAACCTCTCCAGCATGTCTGGAaacaagggaggaggaaaggggtccgTGTGGGATTGGATGTAGGTGGACGAGGTGACAGAGAAGTTGGAGCAGAGGGCTTGGCTGCCACGCAGATTATGGAGCGTTGGAAAACCAGACTTGTGGAGTCTGACTGAACTTGGAGGCAAGTAGGATGGGGTAcccagaactagaaaagaaatatatggGACAGCTGTCATACGGGGCTGCCCAGAGCTCACCCAAAGTCTCCATAACCACTCCAGGGATCACCTCCTTCAGGACTTCACAATTGGTATGTAGGGCAGGGTTAGAATTCATCTCCAGCAGCCAAACCTGTGACAGACAGCAGTCAgcgtctctctctccccacctacAGCCAGTTGGCCAGTTAGAAAGCTGGGATTCTGGTCCCTATTAAGCCATATGGTTTGTTTGCTCAAGGAATTAAGACTGATCTTGAGAGCTGCTCTGTTCCAGTAGGAGATGAGCTTTATGGACAAATCCAAGTTTAGGGCTGAGTCCACCCACTGGACCTACTTATGTGGTCGATGTACAGATGGGCCCTACCTCCTTGCACCTGCCTACCAGACCTCATCTTCCCAAGACAGCACCTTGAAGTTCTCATCAATCAGGAAATCACAGCCAATGAGGTCAAAGTAGCCCAGCTTGCACTCCAGCTTGGACTTGACCGCCAGGAAGCAGTGCACCATGATCTGCTGCATCCGCTTCTGTGGGTGAAGCAGGGAGGGATCCTGGCTGTCACCTGTTGGCCCAGATGAAATATCCTAGGCCTGAACAGTCACACCTCTCACCTACACTCTCACCCTCACGTGCACAGCTGTAACTGCCCACACTTTCACACGCTCAGAGTCACAGGCTCACAGTCAGAAACTCATTCAACAAAACCATGCGGCTTCTGCTGGGAGGCCGCTACTAAGAGATACAAAAGTGAAACAAATTAGAACTCACAGCAGGAGACACGGAAAACTAGAACATAGAAAACCCTGGTAGAAATGAACATTATAGCATTTCAAGTTTCCCTACTTAGTTTTATCCCATATCTTTCACCTCAGTGAAAACCTTGAAAAATGTATCTCAGTATCAGAAATAGAACATATCTAATTTACAAATAATTGTATTAGTTTCCCTAAGTTTGGAGATTTGTTGAAATATTCCTTTAGAAAACACCAAAGGACAGTTGAGTATCATCaatcagaaaattaaattaaattaaagaggCCCGCCAGgccgcggtggcacacgcctttaatcccagcactcgggagccagaggcaggtggatcgctctgagttcgaggacagcctggtctacaaagtgagtcaaggacagtcaaccctgtctggaaaaacaaaaacaaaaattaaatgtaattaaaagttaaaaggaTACAAAGTATAAAAGGAAGTGGATTAAAATTCCTGGAGTACAAAAATAGTGActacaattctttaaaaaaaaaaaggggggggggtgatggtggcaggaatggtggtgcaaaccttttaatcccagcactccggaggcagcggcaggcaaagctctgtgtgtgtgttccaggccatcctggtctacagagcaagttccaggacaaccaaggctacacagttgagactctgtcttgaaataagagagagagagagagagagagagagagagagagagagagagagagagagagagagagaacttgcttgtgctcttaaccacagatcTGTCCCTTCAGCCTTCCAAgaacactgtagaccaggctgatcccaaactcacctgcctctgcttccccagcacagggataaaaggcatgtgccaaccaACACCCAGctcaccatttacttttattgtcCTAAAACTATATACAcaagactggcttcaaacttagaaatctgcttgcctctgtctcccaaatgttgggattaaaggtgtgtaccaccatgcccaacataGTAAAATTAATGTAAGAAAATACAGTAAATGTATGTAAACCAAACACATTATTTAACTAAGGAGAACTGGAAAAATCCCTAGGAAAAGCtaataaattaaatagaaaattattttttaaattatagaaaatattaatagaCATCAATCAAATGAGATTGAGGGGGTGGCTAGTGACAACGCTCCCCACAAAGGGAAGGCCAGGCTGCTTCACAGGGTGTGTCagtctatggttttgtttttctcactgtaacaaatacctgagAGAATTACTTTCATGgaggaaagatttgtttgtttgtttgtttgtttgtttttgagacaaggtttctctgtgttgccctggctgtcctggactcgctttgtagaccaggctggccttgaactcacagcgacccacctgcctctgcctcccgagtgctgggattaaaggcgtgtgccaccactgcctggctaagatTTTTGCTTTATAGTCTCAGAGAGTCCCATCTGAGGGTCTCTCAGATTTGATCAGGGCAGACTATCAAAGCAGTGAGATAATGTGGCAGGACCTCTTCAGATAGACCTCAAAcctctaaaaccatgagccagAGTAAGCCTTTCCTACAAATCAGTTGATTACTTCAGGTGTTTCATATAGTAAAAGTGAGATGATAGATCTGATACCAAAATCAGATAAAACACTAAAGGTCAGCATTACTTATGAGCATAGACACAAAAATAATTACAGTAAAATTAAATTCAGAAGTACATATTTCATTGATTAGAATAAAGGAAAACTAATGCAGGACCACCTTAATCAGAAAGGAAAACTAACGCAGGACCACCTTAATCAGTACAGAAACAGCATTTCACATCACTCAGCACCCTACCCTTAAAAAATGCTTAGCAAactagagaggaaagagaattcATGAGCTTTCCTCTCCTATCAGAAATACCACTTTTGCCATGTCAACTTGGTATTTAAAATCACATGTGGAGCAACTACACATGCTCCAGTAACTCCCGAAAGCCAAGTGCCTAGCCCAAAGCCTGGGCACTGTGCACACAGAACCCAAAGCCAGACTGACCGTGAAGGTGGTGAAGACCCAATCTCTGGGGAGGCCCTTGCTCTTCCTAAACTTGTCATTGATGTATCGGTTGAGGTGCTCCATGCTCCACACAGTACCCTCTTTCAGTAACATGTACAGGGGGCTCTTCTTCTGCATGAACTACAACAAAAGCAGGACCTAGAGGTCACCTTTAAAAGAacctatggagctggagagatggctcagaggttaagagcactgcctgctcttccaaaggttctgagatcaattcccgacaaccacatggtggttcacaaccatctacagtgagatctggtgccctcttctggcctgcaggtgcatatgcagacagaacactgtatataaataaagaactctTTAGAGGGACCATCGGCCTCACCGTGACCTCGTGACCCTCACAGCAGCTCTGTCACCACCTCCTCACTGACTGTGAGACCCTTGTGTATACACCTTTATGCCTTGAAACTTTCCAGTCAGCAAATCCCCAAAGAGCCAGAAGAAGGATGTGTGCCAGACTCTCCCATTGGGCCTTTGATCAGCACACCGAGAGTAGCCGATTCAAGGCTTTAGGCTCTAAGGTACTAAGACACCCGAGTCTCTGTTTGGGGCAAAGGCATGAGGCTGCTAGGCTACTTCCAAGCCTGGGCAGGCAGACTTTAACTagacccttcctctgtgtccccacaTGAGGATGAGTCATTCTCTGAGCTCAATCACACCTATCGGAAGAGGACTTCTATAAGGGGCTCTCACCTGATTGGTCAAGTGACCACCGAGGTCACTGGAATGAAGATCATACAGGCTGAGGGTTAGGCGGGCATAGCCATGACCAAAGAAGACCATGTAGGGCGCGGCACAGGCAATGAGCAGGTAGGAGCGCACGTCGAACTTCTTCCCGTCGAGCAGCAGCGGGTTCTGGACATATCTAGGGGGTACCACAAGGGGCACCTGGGGCTGAGTTGCCTGGCCAGCTGGCCTACACCCGTCATCTCCACAAGGACCACTTCCTCATTGCCTCCCACCTGTCCCAGGCATGGCCTGAACACTGGCCATGGTCAGAGGACTCTGGTCAGGGGAAATAGGAAGAGGGCCTCATAACCAGATCTTTACCACCCATTTGCAAGTGTCTGGGCCACCTTAAGGTGCAGCTCTTACTAGGAAGCATTATGGGAGCAGACTGGGCCCCCTGTGGCAGGGAGGGTTGCCTGGAGGAGGAAGGCTAACATTGGACCATGAACGGGAAAAAGGGCATTTCACATAGGAAACTTCAGGTCTTCGAGACAAGGTAGAGAGAGCATGTTTGGAATGGCCCTGtggaaggggaagggggcagcAGGTAGCAGCTGTGGCACAGGCTAAGACTCTACTGGGACCTTCCTAAAGGTGAGCTGAGCTTTCCCTCCTAGTCCCAGGTGAAACTGAGCATCTGGGCCCCACTGTAGGCAGACGAGCCATTGGTCAGCTCTGTGTTGCTGTAACTGGCCGGCTGGGATAGAGAAGACAGTTGCAGGGCGGAGGACAAAAGGACCAGATCCTTCTTGACGAACCCTCCCTAAAGCCTGTGTTTAGGGGCAGTGTCGTCTGCTACCCTAGCTAAATGTGACACCTCCCCTGCACAGGCTATGGGGCTGGAGGTAAGCTGCTTGAGGCAGGTTGGTTGGGTGTTGGAGGTGCTGCGGCCTGCTATGGCCAAGGGCTTCTCTGCAGCACTGCTGATTAGCACCAGCGTTCACAGGCACCAGCCAGCCTGTCATCCCTGCTGAGACCCGGGCCCTTCCTGGCATCCATGCCCACACCTCTGCACCACCCGCGCCTGAGGTGCACGGAAGGGCATCTTGCGGTAGATGGGGTCGTCCTCAATGCTCTGGGTCTTGGCCTGCAGGGCAGCAGCCTCCTCCTGGCTCCTGATCAGAAAGATGCCCTTTCCCTGGTTGGAGGCCGTGGGCTTGCAGATCCATATCTGGGTTTCTGCAGGGAGTAAGCCCTGAGCCTCTGGCCCTGAGTTCTCCCTGCCCATCCCATCCCTCACCTCACCCTGGTCCTGACCGTACTGACCCTTGACCTTCCCTTCCATTATCCTTTCCCCTCAGCCCTGAGCATGCCAACCTCGCTGGCTCCAACCCTGACCCTACCCTGATTTCACTGCCTTGCTCTGGGTCAGAGGGCTATTCCTTTGTCACACCTTGATCACACCCATGATCCAGCTATGGCCCTGGCTCTGCCACACCCCTACCTCTAAAGGCCACAACCCTTCTTTCTCCCACCCCTCAACACCAGAAACCACTAGGCCCCAAGCCCTGGTCTCACTTTTCCTCTCAAGAACTATTCCACCGTTTCTCGGTCTggccctgccccaccctgctAAGGGTCCTGACCTGATCTTGTGTACCCTTCTAGTGTGCCTGGCCCTACTCAGGGGTCTCTCACCATCAAATAGAGTgaagaaagcctgtctctcaTCCCTGATGTCCAGCCGATAAGTCTCTGGAAAAAACTCTTCCATTTTCAGGACCCTTTGGGAGAGCAAGGATGTAAAGACGTGGGGAGGGCTGTCCTCCGCCTCAGACGTGTGCAGTGATCTGGTCGTTTGACCTGCAGGCTAGCTGGAAGGGGCGTTTACTGCTGTGTCCTCCAGCCTTCTCAGCTGTTTCCTTTTCTCACACTGTGCCATgtaaaacattcttttattgTCTCATACTTTCAGTTTCTCTGCTGCAGCTGGCTTTCTAGCTGCCGACCCACTGTGGTTCCTCTGTCTCAGCTCTCTTCTGTGTGGGTTGGTTTCCAGTGCCaagacagtgcctggcacagaatCATAGTCTGCATCTGAGCTCCCTTCATGTTATCTGTGAGAAGGTCGTACTGAGTGCTGCTCTGACCCAGCTGTCTGCCTCTGTGGCCCCAGGCACCCTGCGCTGGTCCATCTGAGTTCCTCAAGGACTGATACCTCTGTTCCGAATCTGCATCCCCAAGGGACATAAACCCTGGTGTGGGGGTAGCTCTCTCCAGGATGACTGGAAGTGTGGGTGGGGTATGCAGTGTGGGAGTACAGATGGGCGTGGCGGTAGGTGAGCTGATAGGTGCCTCAGGAGAGTGGCTCTGAGTGGCTGGTAGAAGTTGGTAGGAAGCAGACAGCTGGACACACAGATGTCAAGATGGTGCTATGGTTGGCTATGATCTAAACGCTGCcttgaggcgggggggggggggcatatggTTGGATGAGTGGATAGATCTCTAAATAAATGTTTGGGTGAGCGAATGGCCGGGCAAGTAATTAGTGAACCAGGCAGTGGTCCTGCTCCGCTTTGTGGTAGGGGCAGAGGGaactggatggatggataagtagTAGGAACAAAGCGATGCCAAAGTGGGTGGGAGCAACGGATGACTTCTGGGGACATCCATGGGTGGCTGTTGTGGGCATAGAGTAAGGAATGGTGGGCATGCATTTGAGTGGAGGCAGACTGGTGATCAGTGGAGAGAGCATGGAACATATGAAGGGCAGTGGTTAGGGTCAGTTGCGACTGGCAGCTTGGACAGTGAATGCTGAGGACTGGAGGTAGAAGTGGGTGTGCCTCTGGGGCTGGGCAGGGTGGGCTCACTTggcttgggtgctgggaagcagccTGGCTTTGCTCAAAGTGCGTGAATGCTCCCGCAGAGCACTGAGCAACCCGATCTTGGTAGTAAGCAGCTTGTTGTTAGGGAGCTGGAACAGCAACTGCTGGCCTGGCAAGACAAAAAAGGGTCACGTGGGTGGTGTCTCGAGGCTGTGCCACACCTCCCCCCTTCAGCAAGCGTCCCTTGCCTTCCCGGAAGCTGCAGTAGTTATCCCTGCACTTGATTTCACACCACTTTAGCTTGTAGTCTTCACAGCGGCTGTCCTGAGTGCGTTGCCAGCCCTTGCTCTCACAGTAGTTGCTGATTCTGTGGGATACAATGAGAGAAGAAAGCGCAGAGCTGGGGCAGCTCGGACCGACCGCAGAGCCACCGGGAAAGCGCTCGGAAATGCTATTTAACATCTAAAAAAGTACAGAGCCTTTTAAGCTAATACCAAATAATGTTAGCAGTACGGATGGTAGCAATGCAAATGGCTTATCTGAAGTCCATAAAACTCTTTGGAAGGGACTTAAGAGATGGCGCTATCTGGTGTGACCTGCTCCCGGAGACAGGATTATACTCCTCTGAGCAaatggccagaaaaaaaaaaaaggaaaaacaaagaaggtTAAATTTTGTGCGTCCTGGTCCTGGCGCCTTTCCTCTCTGTAGTCGTTTGGATTTTagaccccctccccccttctcatGTCAACTATAAGAAGTTCCTCAGGCCTACGGCGTCCTGGGTCGTTTCTGAGACCTTTGAATTGGGGATCGGATATGACCCAGTGCCTGGGGCTGAATAAAAGATTCTCTTGTATTTACAACAGTCTCGGGtttctctggttctttttttgGGATCGATCTGGGCGCAGCAGCAAGGCAGTATTAACTGGGGCACTTGGGGTTCCctgaggaaggcagggcaggagtgGCTGCCTACAGCAGCAACTTGAGCTAGACCCAGGACAGGGGTGGTGGGCATACTGCCCAAACCCCACTCACATTGATGCTCCATTGGTGCCTCCGATGTAGAAGAAAGAGCCCTGACTAGGACTGGGCTGCTTGTCCCCTTCCAGCAAGAACTCCTCCAGGGAGGTCACTGGGAGTCTGgcagcttcttcttcctccaggagGTCTGCGGGCAGGTAGGTAGGTGGTCAGAGCCCCAGGTTTCTGGCTCAGCAGGGTTTTTCCTGCCCCTCCCAGATGCCAGAAGCCCCACCTGCATCTTGGTCCAGCCGACTTAGCACAGGTCGGAGCCCCTCCTTGATACTGCTCCCCATCCGTTTCTCATGGGTCCAGCCTGGAGACCAGTGTTGTCAGGTGGGGAGTAGGGAGGTATCCATTCTATCTGCCTGAGCCCCGCCAATGCCAGCAGCCGCTGGGAACTAACCCAGCCACTCTGGACCTCTCTTCATGCCAAAACAGATCTCACCAGGAGGTCTGAGGGTCATTACACCCAAGAAAGGAGGCAGACACCACCAGCCTTAGGTCAGGCAGAGTCCAAGTAGTGTGGAGACTACAGTGGGAGTAGAAGGCAGCCCCATCTCCACCCTCCTTACCAGCAGGAAAGGCTCCATGCAGGGGATGGGCTGGACTGTGAGACAGGAGCCCACACAAACATGATGTGGGGATGTCTCCAGAGGGCAGGGGTCACAATGTCTATGATGACATCATGGGTGACCCAAGAGGCTACGGTCAACCAGGAAAGATGAGAGGTTGCACTAAGTGGGGTTGGGGTAGGAAGTGCCCACTGTGATGGCTTAGACCGGTAAAGCCtgcagatttttgtttgtttgtttatttaggtttttcgagacagggttttctctgtgtagccttggctgtcctggactctttctgtagaccaagctggccttgagctcacagtgatctgcctgcctctggctccccagagtgctgggattaaaggtgtgtgccaccatgcctggctgcctgcagatTCTTAAACACAGAGTTCCTAGGATGTGGGCCCCTGCTAGCTTCTCTCAGAGCCTGGCTGGCTGGGCATGGCCTAGTGTGAGCCTAGTCCCCTTCCTATGAGATGCTGCTCCCGGTGGCCCTGACTTGAGGATATATGAAGCCAGTCCCAGGGCCCATCTGCATTCACCTGGTACCCGAGTGTGGCATCGACGGATCCTGGACCGTTTGGGTCTCTTGGAGCCGACATGGGTCCGAGGGGGCTGACCCCGGCAGTGGATGAATATTTTACGGCTGCATGTTGCAGGCATGAAGGCACCAGGGCGAGGAACCCTTGAGGCAGATGTAGTCCCTACACCCCTTCGGGGTCTTCGAGCAGCCCGAGATCCCAGCCCTTGGGTAGGGCAGACACCTAGACCCACCCTGCCTGGGGAAGTACGCCTCCCTGTGTCCTGGGCCGTGGCTTCAGCTTGTGTCTCATTTCCATCTTTGTGATGGTCATGAGGCCTTCCGGCCCGTAGGTGCAAAGCCATCTTTGCATGCCGTCTCTGCCGGCTGAGTCTTCTTCGGCCAAGAACCTTCTGGCCTCGACGAGTGTGGCCTCTGTGTCTGCTGCAAAAAAGGTGTCCATTAGTGTTGCTCTTGTTGGGTGCTCATCTGCAGGGTTAGGGCAAAGGGGCTCCTAGCCCCAAGCAAAGGTCCCATCAGTCTACAGGTTCCCAGGTGCTCCGCTCAGGTCCTGCCAACACAACTTGTCTACAGCTACTGGCACTCTTCTTCCTCCCGGCACGCCTGCCCtaaatgctgtcctttttctGTATTTGCCATCTTTGGAATATTTTAGGGTATTTAAAATGAATTCCCAGACAAATCTCTGTGCCTCACATCAAGGAAATAAACCCAGTTTGTTGGGCAGGAGTGAGTGAA from Acomys russatus chromosome 29, mAcoRus1.1, whole genome shotgun sequence encodes the following:
- the Ttll10 gene encoding inactive polyglycylase TTLL10, translating into MALHLRAGRPHDHHKDGNETQAEATAQDTGRRTSPGRVGLGVCPTQGLGSRAARRPRRGVGTTSASRVPRPGAFMPATCSRKIFIHCRGQPPRTHVGSKRPKRSRIRRCHTRVPGWTHEKRMGSSIKEGLRPVLSRLDQDADLLEEEEAARLPVTSLEEFLLEGDKQPSPSQGSFFYIGGTNGASIISNYCESKGWQRTQDSRCEDYKLKWCEIKCRDNYCSFREGQQLLFQLPNNKLLTTKIGLLSALREHSRTLSKARLLPSTQAKVLKMEEFFPETYRLDIRDERQAFFTLFDETQIWICKPTASNQGKGIFLIRSQEEAAALQAKTQSIEDDPIYRKMPFRAPQARVVQRYVQNPLLLDGKKFDVRSYLLIACAAPYMVFFGHGYARLTLSLYDLHSSDLGGHLTNQFMQKKSPLYMLLKEGTVWSMEHLNRYINDKFRKSKGLPRDWVFTTFTKRMQQIMVHCFLAVKSKLECKLGYFDLIGCDFLIDENFKVWLLEMNSNPALHTNCEVLKEVIPGVVMETLDLALETCQKSLHCQKMLPLLSQRRFVLLYNGETTDLWQRIGGCSRPLARLPPTTPPRSTCEAASSALSSARAPADRSSARKPGPSRGTPTCTSRKSRLPDSGRGSVAESEPSVCSGSPEGCRDAAREPSPGPSEEEREEEQRSTSHRGS